A window of Mycolicibacterium holsaticum DSM 44478 = JCM 12374 genomic DNA:
GACAACGCGAACGACAACATCGCGGCCGCGACGATGCCGGGGGCCACCAGCGGCAGCGTCACCTTGAAGAACGTCCGGGTCGGGCTGGCGCCCAGATCCAGCGACGCGTCCTCCAGTGTCCAGTCGAAACCGCGGACCCGCGCACGAACCGTCATTGCGATGAAGCTCACCTCGAACGCGATGTGCGCCAATACGATCGTGAGATAGCCGGTGGCCCACCCCAGGTCGAGGAACAGCACCAGCAGCGCGGCTCCCATGACGACCTCGGGTGCGGTCAGCGGCAACACCAGGAAGGTGTCCACCGCCCGCTGCCCCCGCCACCGTTGCCGGACAAGGGCGATGGCCACCAGCGACCCCAGCACCAGCGCGACGGCGGTGGACACCGCGGCGACGTTGATGCTCAGCAGCAGCGCCTCGGTCAGCGCCGGATACTTGAACGGGTCGGCCCAGTTGTCCAGCGTGAAACCCTGCCAGGTGTAGTTGAACTTGCCCTTCGGGTCGTTGAACGAGAAAAACACGATCACGAAGATCGGCAGGAACAGGTACAGCAACACCAGACCGGCGACGATCCGCAGCAAGATGTCGCCCCACTTGCGGTCGCCCTTAACGGATTTCGCCGGCGCTGGACTGGTCGCCGAGGC
This region includes:
- a CDS encoding ABC transporter permease, whose translation is MTIQAVASATSPAPAKSVKGDRKWGDILLRIVAGLVLLYLFLPIFVIVFFSFNDPKGKFNYTWQGFTLDNWADPFKYPALTEALLLSINVAAVSTAVALVLGSLVAIALVRQRWRGQRAVDTFLVLPLTAPEVVMGAALLVLFLDLGWATGYLTIVLAHIAFEVSFIAMTVRARVRGFDWTLEDASLDLGASPTRTFFKVTLPLVAPGIVAAAMLSFALSLDDFIITYFVSGSAVTYPLYVNAAVKAAVPPQINVLATAILVISLVLLAAGTLYRRKRIDA